A DNA window from Brassica napus cultivar Da-Ae chromosome A4, Da-Ae, whole genome shotgun sequence contains the following coding sequences:
- the LOC106447185 gene encoding glycolipid transfer protein 1, whose product MEGTVFTPCLEGMKNVKSEQGEMLTKPFLDLCKTILPVIDKFGAAMTLVKADIGGNISRLEKNYLSDPDKYKYLYTFVQGEIESKTAKGSSSCTNGLLWLTRAMDFLVELFRNLVAHQDWSMSQACGESYQKTLKKWHGWLASSTFSMALKLAPDRKKFMDVISGSGDIYADMERFCTEFGPFLQENHKFLASVGMDDMKAS is encoded by the exons ATGGAAGGGACTGTGTTCACGCCGTGTTTGGAAGGAATGAAGAATGTCAAGTCTGAACAAGGGGAGATGCTTACTAAGCCTTTTCTAGACCTCTGCAAGACCATCTTGCCTGTTATAG ATAAATTTGGAGCCGCTATGACTCTTGTGAAAGCTGACATTGGTGGCAACATATCG AGGTTGGAGAAGAACTACTTGTCTGATCCCGACAAGTACAAGTACTTGTACACCTTTGTTCAAGGTGAAATTGAGTCTAAGACAGCAAAAGGATCGTCTAGTTGTACCAACGGTCTTCTCTGGTTAACCAG AGCGATGGATTTCTTAGTGGAGCTGTTTCGCAACTTGGTAGCACATCAAGACTGGTCAATGTCACAAGCTTGTGGTGAATCTTACCAAAAAACACTCAAGAAATGGCACGGATGGCTCGCCAGCTCTACCTTCTCT ATGGCATTAAAGCTTGCTCCAGACAGGAAGAAGTTCATGGATGTCATATCTGGTTCTGGTGACATCTACGCTGACATGGAAAGGTTTTGCACTGAGTTTGGTCCGTTTCTTCAAGAAAATCATAAGTTTCTG GCTAGCGTTGGTATGGATGACATGAAAGCTTCTTGA